The genomic interval GGGCCGCAGTCGGCGTTTCGGTCGTCTCTGGGACGCACTTCCAGGCCCGCAAGATCTTGGCGGAGATCGGCCGACGCGTTCAGGCCGAGCCGGAGGTTGAAATCATCGAGACTTTCATCGACGTGATCCGGCCGGAGGACCGATGACGGCACCGAGGAGCTATCCGCGGGCGGAGCGGGTTCGCGCCGCGATCAAGCAGGTCCTCGCCGTTGAGGTGGAGCGACTACGGGATCCGGGACTCGGGTTCGTCACCATCACCGACGTGACCTTGACGCCCGATCTGCACCTCGCTCGGGCCTACTACACCGTGCTGGGTGAGCCGGAGGTTCTTGCGGCCACTCGCGACGCGCTGGCGCGCGCGTCCGGACATCTTCGGGCGTCCGTCGCGCAGCAGGTCCGGATGCGTTATGTCCCGGCGATAGAATTCATCGAGGATCCGGTTCCGGAGCGCGCCTCGCGAGTGGATATCATCCTTGCGGAGCTTCATCGAGACCAGGAGGACTGACGCCGCGTGACGATCGCGCCGGAAGTGTGGACTGCGACCTTGGCGGCCTTGGACGGGGCGCCGAGGGTGGCGCTGTCATGCCACGAAGGTCCCGACGGCGACGCACTGGGGTCGATGTTGGCTCTCGGCCTGGCGCTTCGAGCGCGCGGCGTCGAGGTTGTTGCGTCGTGGAGCGAGCCGTTCATCTTGCCGCGCCACTACGCGTTTCTCCCGGGACTCGACATGGCTGTTGCACCGTCGCAGTTTCCGGCGGAGCCCGACCTCGCGATAGCGTTCGACGCGGGGTCGTTCAATCGATTCGGATCGCTTGAACCAAACCTGCGGGCGGCTCGGAAGTTGGTCGTCGTCGATCATCATGCGTCGAGTGATCATTGCGGGCACGTCAACGTCATAGACGCCGACACCGCCGCAAGCGCGGTGTTGGTGTACGAGTTGATCCAACGCCTCGGCGTCGAGATCGACCGCGACATCGCGACCTGTCTGTACACGGGAGTCGTGACCGACACCGGTCGATTCCAGTACCGCAACACGACTCCCGATCTCCACCGTATGGTCGCCGACTTGCTGGGGCGAGGAGTAGAGCACGATGCGGTGTCCCGGGCGATCTACGAGACTCATCCTGTTGGGTACCTGAAGCTCGCCGGGGTGGCGCTGGACCGGTTGTCCGTGCGCGGCGACGCGGGACTGGTGTGGACGTGGGTCACGCTGCGCGATCTTGAGGATCATGGGATTCAGATCGAGGACATTGAGGCGCTGATCGACCTCGTTCGCAGCGTGGACGTCGCGGACGTCGCCGTTCTGATGAAGGAACAATCCGACGGACGGTACAAGGTGTCGATGCGGTCCAAGGGCGAATCCAATGTGGGCGCAGTGTGCGAGTCTTTCGGAGGCGGCGGACACCCACTCGCCGCCGGCTTCACCAGCCCCAACGGCGATCGCGCGTCCACCATCGACCGAATCGTCGCCGCCTTGTCGCGGTGAACGGCTTCCTGGTTGTCGACAAGCCGTCGGGCATGACTTCGCACGACGTCGTTGCGCGCGTTCGGCGGGCGCTCGGCGTTCGTCGTGTCGGCCACGCCGGTACGCTCGATCCCCAGGCGACCGGGATCCTCGTGGTGGGCGTCGGACGCGCGACACGTCTGCTTCGGTTTCTGGAGGCCACGTGGAAGGAATACCGCGCCGAGGTCGTCTTCGGAGTGGTGACCACCACGCTCGACTCCGAAGGTGAAGTCGTCAAGCAGTCGGACTCCTCTGGGCTGGATGCGGCCCTGGTTGGTGAGGCGCTGGGAGCGTTCCGCGGAGAGGTCGAACAGATCCCCCCGATGGTGAGTGCCGTGAAGGTGGGGGGAGAGCGTCTTTACCGGAAGGCGCGACGCGGCGAGGAAGTGGATCGGCCTGCGCGCCGCGTAGTCATTGACCGGCTTGAGTTGGAGTCATTCACCCCAGGGAGCAGAGCGCGCGCCGTGCTGTACGTCCGTTGCTCGAAGGGGACCTACGTCCGTTCGCTCGCTGCGGATCTGGGGGCGGCCCTTGGGCCGGGCGCCTCGCTTGCTGCGTTGCGTCGAACACGCGTGGGTTCGTTCGGCCTGGAGGATGCCGTCGAGCTTGGTGCGGTCGACGCTGGGCGGTTGCGTCCGATGGAGGAAGCGGTCGCGGAGTATCCTCGTCGAACTCTCGAATCTGCCGAGGCGACGGCGTTGCTCCACGGGCGTCCGGTTGCTGCGGCGGGCGTGGATGGTCCGTGGGCCGCGTGGGGACCTGCGGGGCTCTTGGCAATGATGCAGGATCGGGGATCGGAAGCGCGTTCGCTGTGTGTGGTGGCGGAGCAATGAAGGTCTTTCGCGGCATCGACGGAATTCCGCCGGGCTTCGGTCCGAGCGCGGTCACCATCGGCGTCTTCGACGGGGTTCACCGCGGGCATCAGGCATTGATGCGCTCTGTCCTGGACAAGGCGCGTTCGTTTGGAGTTGCGCCGGTCGTCGTGACCTTTGATCGCCATCCCCTGGAGGTCATAGCCCCGGGGCGCGCGCCCGCGCTGATCACCACGCTCGACCAGCGCGCGCGCTTGATGTCCGAGATCGGCATCCAGGCAGTCGTCGCGCTCGAGTTCGACGAGGCTTTTCGAGCACTGTCTCCCGACGAGTTCGTGAGGACGGTGCTGGTTGAGAAGTTGTCCTGCGTGCACTGCGTAGTGGGCGCAAACTTCCGATTCGGGCATCAACAGTCGGGCAACATCGAGACGCTCGCGGACTTGGGCGCGCGTTACGGGTTCGACGTGTCGATCTTCGCGATGCAGATGGGTGGTGAGAAAGAGGTGGTGTCGTCGAGTCTCATCCGTCGCCACATTTCCGAGGGGCGGGTTGAGCGCGTCGCCGAGGAGTTGGATCGACCGTTTCGGCTGGAGGGCTACGTCGAGCACGGAGCGAGCCGAGGTCACGGCCTGGGCTTTCCGACGGCGAACCTGCTGGTTCACCCTCGTTTGATCCTGCCGCGCTTGGGTGTGTACGCCGGGTGGATGCACTGGCGCGACGTCAGGTACCCCGTGGTCGTCAATGTTGGGATGAACCCGACGTTCGGTGATCGCGACACGCCGGTGGTGGAGGCGCATGTGATTGGGTTCGATTTGGACTTGTACGGGCAGAATGTCGAGATCGAGTTCCTTCACCGACTGCGCGACGAACGCAAGTTCGAGCACGTCGACGAACTTGTCCGCCAGATGCGTGCCGATGTCGAGCGCGCGCGGGAACTGTTGCGATCAGACTGACGGGATCAGTCGTCGGGGGCTTCTACGGAGTCGTCGGGCTCCTCTCCATCCTCGGTGGGCGATTCGCTCTCATCGGGTGTCGGCGAGTTGCTTTCTTCCTTGTCGGAGGTGTGCTCCGTCTCGTCGGTTTCCGTCTTTGGGCGTTCGGTTGACTCGTCGTCCGGCTTAGTGCCGTCGTCGGATGAATCCTCGGTGCCCTCGTCTTTGACGACCGTTTGTGTGGTCGGGTTGTGCGAACGAACGGCTGGGGTGGACGGTGACGGGGAGGCGACAGCCGGCATTGTCGGCGCCGGTCTTGCTTTCGAGTAGTGGCCGATGGTCGCGAAGACGCCAACCGGAGCAAGGACGATCGCGGCGGCGATCAGCGTGACGATCCCCCTGCGGAGGTGGTGCGGCGTCGAGTGCTGCGCCGCCAGCATGGCCCGCTCGAAGGCGCCGTCGCGGTCGGGTGGTGGGGGCACCTCGCCCGCTTGGTGAATTGCTCGAATGAGTTCGTCGTCGTTCATCGATTCTCACCTTCGTCCATCATCTCACGCAGCCGTGCGAGGGCGCGATGCTGCGCGACTCGGACCGCCCCCGGCGTCTTGCCGACTCGCAGTGCCGTCTGTGCGGCGTCGAGGTCTTCCATGAAGCGCAACTCGAGGATCTCGCGTTCGGCCCAGGGCATGCGGGCGAGGGCTGCGCGCATGTCGATGGCCCCTTCGAGACTCGGGGCTGGAGCGGACTCGGTCTCGAACTGCTTGCATGCCTCACCCACGCGCGCACTGCGCGCCTGCCCGCGCAACTCGTCGGCGATCCTGCGTCGCGCGATGGTGTAGAGCCAGGCTTCGAAAGGAACTCCCGTCCAGCGGAATCGGCGAATGCCTGGGAAGAGCGCGACGAAGGTCTCAGCGGCGACGTCTTGCGCGAGGACCGGATCCCCAAGCCGACGCGCGGCGAACCGGTATACCTCATCGTGGAACCGATCGAAGATCATGGCGAAGGCCTCTTTGTCTCCCGCTTGAGCGCGCGTTACAAGATCGCGCGTGCTTACCTCTCTCATCGTTGGATCACCCTCGGACGTTACGGCGTGTCCGGGGATCAGGGGTAGCCCGCGCGCAGGGGTCATGTCAGTGAGTTCGTCATGTTGGGCGGAATCCTCAAGCACTCCAGAACTTCGCGGCGTTGGGGCAAACGCGGGGGAAGCGCGCGCCGGGCGCGCGCGCTTCCCGGGGAGGGCGGGTGGCGTCAGTCTTCGACCTCCGGGGCGTCCTCAGGGTCCGAGTCGTCGTTGGTCTCGGACAGGTCGCCGTTCTCGTCGTCCGGAGCTTCGGTCTCTTCGATGTCGTCGCTTTCCTCCGAGGTCTCGGCAGCGTCCTCAGAGTCGTCATCCGCGTCGGGCAGGTCCGCTTCTTCTTGGTCGGTTGCGTCATCTTCGGACGCGGAGTCATCACTCGCGACCTCGGAGTCGATGGGCTGTGGGTCGGTGGGTGCGGGAGAGGTGTCCGAGGCGGCCGTGGAGATTGACGAGTCGCTCGCGGCAGCCGTCGGATCCGGCGACGTGACGCCGGGGCTCGGCGCCGGGGCGTCGGAGGGCGCAACTGCGCCGACCAGGGAGCGAAGCCCGATTCCTCCCCCGAAGGCCAGAACGGCCATGAATCCCCAGGTGAAGACCTTTTGGGGGAGAATGTTTCGCTTGTGCATGATGCTCCTTCCCTTCGCTGGTCGTTTGCCGCTTTATCGGGCCTGAGCGTCCCCGCGTTACATCCCGAGCCCGCGAATCTTGTTTGTTCGGAGAACTTCGGCGCTCTTTGCCCTGCTCCCGGGCCTCTGGTAGCCTGCGAGACCTACATGGCCCTTTCCACGCAAGACAAGCAACCAATCATCCAGGACTTCCGCAAGAGCGAGAGCGACACGGGCTCGTCGGAGGTTCAGATCGCGCTACTGACGCGACGGATCAACGACCTTAACCAGCATCTCAAGGCACAGCGCAAGGACCATCATTCGCGCCGGGGCCTGCTGATGATGGTGGGTCGTCGCAAGCGCCTGCTCGGGTACATCAAGCAGCAGGACATCGCGAAGTACCGAGTTCTCACTGAGAAACTCGGGATCCGGCGGTAGTCTTCGAGGGGGCGGGAAACCGCCCTCTCGGTGTATGCGCGAAAGGGGGAACGGACAGATCCCATTTCCCAGCCCGGCTGGAACGGCGAGGGAAGTCAGTTCTCGGTTGTGGGCGGCAAGCGCCGCGGCTCTTGAAGCTCTCAACCGGCAACTGACTCCGAAACCAAACCGCTCCAGGCCGGGCAGCAGGGTGCCTCGCACGAGGTGCCCGAGTGAACCTCAGGAGGTTCGTCTGCCATGGCAATAACTCATCCGTTCACGCTTGAGCGTGACATCGACGGCAAGGTATTTCGGCTGGAGGCCGGCCGTTTCGCAGGTCTTGCGGACGGCGCCGTCCTCATCACCCTCGGGGAGACCCAGGTGCTTTGCACCGTGGTCGCCTCCAAGGCCCCCAAGGAGCACCTCGACTTCTTCCCGTTGACCGTCGACGTCGAAGAGCGCATGTACGCAGCCGGGAAGATCCCCGGCGGATTCTTCCGCCGCGAAGGTCGGCCGTCGGAGACCGCGATTCTCACCGCGCGCCTCATCGACCGTCCGCTGCGCCCGTCGTTCCCTAAGGGATTCCGCAACGAAGTCCACGTGATCGCCACGGTTTTGTCGGTTGACCACGTGAACCCATTCGACGTTGTCGCCATCACGGGCGCTTCAACCGCCGTAATGCTGGGCGGCATGCCTTTCGAAGGCCCCGTCGCCGGATTGCGGTTGGGCTTCAGTTCGGGGCGCTGGATTCCCTTCCCCTCGTTCCAAGAGATCGAGGAGTGCACCTTCGACCTCGTGGTCGCCGGCGGATCCAGTGCCGACGGTGACGTACGCATCATCATGGTCGAGGCCGAGGCGACCGAGCGCGCTTGGAACCTGATCAAGGCCGGACACTCCGCGCCGACCGAGGATGTCGTTGCTGCCGGGCTTGAGGAAGCTAAGCGTTACATCCGCGAGCTGTGCGAGATGCAGAGTGAATTCGCCGCCCTTGCCGCGAAGCCGACGCGTGAGTTCCCGACGTTCCCGGATTACGGCGAGGACGTCGCCGAGCGAGTGCGCGTGATCGCCGAAGCGGATCTTGGAGTCGCGCTGACCATCGCGGACAAGGCCGAGCGTGAAGGTCGCCTGGACGAGATCAAGGCCAAGGTTGTTGAGGAACTCACCGCCGACGAGGCCCTCGCGGAGCGCGCCAAGGAATTCAGCCCCGCAGTCCGGTCGCTGACGAAGAAGCTTGTCCGTCGCAGGATCGTCTCCGACGGGGTGCGAATGGACGGGCGAACCGTCGACCAGATTCGGACGTTGACCGCGGACGTGAATCTGTTGCCGCGCGCACACGGAACCGGCCTGTTCCAGCGGGGTGACACTCAGGTGTTGTCGATCGCGACGCTCGGGATGATGCGGATGACGCAGATGATCGACACCCTCGATCCCGAGGACGAGAAGCGGTACATGCACCACTACAACTTCCCACCCTTCTCGACCGGCGAGACCGGCTTCATGCGCGGTCCTCGTCGCCGTGAGATCGGCCACGGCGCGCTCGCCGAACGGGCACTGCTGCCGGTCGTGCCGCCCGAGGAGGAGTTCCCGTACGCGATCCGAATCGTCTCGGAAGTGCTCGGGTCGAACGGCTCGAGTTCCATGGC from Actinomycetota bacterium carries:
- the rbfA gene encoding 30S ribosome-binding factor RbfA, coding for MTAPRSYPRAERVRAAIKQVLAVEVERLRDPGLGFVTITDVTLTPDLHLARAYYTVLGEPEVLAATRDALARASGHLRASVAQQVRMRYVPAIEFIEDPVPERASRVDIILAELHRDQED
- a CDS encoding bifunctional oligoribonuclease/PAP phosphatase NrnA, producing the protein MTIAPEVWTATLAALDGAPRVALSCHEGPDGDALGSMLALGLALRARGVEVVASWSEPFILPRHYAFLPGLDMAVAPSQFPAEPDLAIAFDAGSFNRFGSLEPNLRAARKLVVVDHHASSDHCGHVNVIDADTAASAVLVYELIQRLGVEIDRDIATCLYTGVVTDTGRFQYRNTTPDLHRMVADLLGRGVEHDAVSRAIYETHPVGYLKLAGVALDRLSVRGDAGLVWTWVTLRDLEDHGIQIEDIEALIDLVRSVDVADVAVLMKEQSDGRYKVSMRSKGESNVGAVCESFGGGGHPLAAGFTSPNGDRASTIDRIVAALSR
- the truB gene encoding tRNA pseudouridine(55) synthase TruB; its protein translation is MTSHDVVARVRRALGVRRVGHAGTLDPQATGILVVGVGRATRLLRFLEATWKEYRAEVVFGVVTTTLDSEGEVVKQSDSSGLDAALVGEALGAFRGEVEQIPPMVSAVKVGGERLYRKARRGEEVDRPARRVVIDRLELESFTPGSRARAVLYVRCSKGTYVRSLAADLGAALGPGASLAALRRTRVGSFGLEDAVELGAVDAGRLRPMEEAVAEYPRRTLESAEATALLHGRPVAAAGVDGPWAAWGPAGLLAMMQDRGSEARSLCVVAEQ
- a CDS encoding bifunctional riboflavin kinase/FAD synthetase, which encodes MKVFRGIDGIPPGFGPSAVTIGVFDGVHRGHQALMRSVLDKARSFGVAPVVVTFDRHPLEVIAPGRAPALITTLDQRARLMSEIGIQAVVALEFDEAFRALSPDEFVRTVLVEKLSCVHCVVGANFRFGHQQSGNIETLADLGARYGFDVSIFAMQMGGEKEVVSSSLIRRHISEGRVERVAEELDRPFRLEGYVEHGASRGHGLGFPTANLLVHPRLILPRLGVYAGWMHWRDVRYPVVVNVGMNPTFGDRDTPVVEAHVIGFDLDLYGQNVEIEFLHRLRDERKFEHVDELVRQMRADVERARELLRSD
- a CDS encoding sigma-70 family RNA polymerase sigma factor; protein product: MREVSTRDLVTRAQAGDKEAFAMIFDRFHDEVYRFAARRLGDPVLAQDVAAETFVALFPGIRRFRWTGVPFEAWLYTIARRRIADELRGQARSARVGEACKQFETESAPAPSLEGAIDMRAALARMPWAEREILELRFMEDLDAAQTALRVGKTPGAVRVAQHRALARLREMMDEGENR
- the rpsO gene encoding 30S ribosomal protein S15 yields the protein MALSTQDKQPIIQDFRKSESDTGSSEVQIALLTRRINDLNQHLKAQRKDHHSRRGLLMMVGRRKRLLGYIKQQDIAKYRVLTEKLGIRR
- a CDS encoding polyribonucleotide nucleotidyltransferase; amino-acid sequence: MAITHPFTLERDIDGKVFRLEAGRFAGLADGAVLITLGETQVLCTVVASKAPKEHLDFFPLTVDVEERMYAAGKIPGGFFRREGRPSETAILTARLIDRPLRPSFPKGFRNEVHVIATVLSVDHVNPFDVVAITGASTAVMLGGMPFEGPVAGLRLGFSSGRWIPFPSFQEIEECTFDLVVAGGSSADGDVRIIMVEAEATERAWNLIKAGHSAPTEDVVAAGLEEAKRYIRELCEMQSEFAALAAKPTREFPTFPDYGEDVAERVRVIAEADLGVALTIADKAEREGRLDEIKAKVVEELTADEALAERAKEFSPAVRSLTKKLVRRRIVSDGVRMDGRTVDQIRTLTADVNLLPRAHGTGLFQRGDTQVLSIATLGMMRMTQMIDTLDPEDEKRYMHHYNFPPFSTGETGFMRGPRRREIGHGALAERALLPVVPPEEEFPYAIRIVSEVLGSNGSSSMASVCGSTLALMDAGVPIYDLVGGIAMGLIYEDGEYVTLTDILGSEDAFGDMDFKVAGTKDFVTALQLDTKLSGIPAEVLGRALGKARTARMQVLEVLSGALAAPRSELSEYAPKIITVQIPIDKIGEVIGPKGKKINEIQAETGAEIDIQDDGRIFIASKGGDGGERARAMIESIANPVMPEAGLRFDGKILGVREGLGLFVGVPGSSKDGLVHISKLGFGKRIERIEGVYNIGDSIQVEVQKVDIALGKISLSPINPENGERYDGPERKPREGGDSDHDRDRSRRPRGPRREH